One segment of Engraulis encrasicolus isolate BLACKSEA-1 chromosome 7, IST_EnEncr_1.0, whole genome shotgun sequence DNA contains the following:
- the LOC134451926 gene encoding tectonic-3-like — protein sequence MHKVIYGIVVSVFALCIISTVPQAVNETDWPSDFNDTNVSSTEEPFIPFSPTQPFETVSTENVTETSAPYSTTESTITESATTPRGATTTSPQETDTDCACDITPGFCDIGCCCDNVDCEIDDLSTVFRDCQRKTRPLGVCVEKWLMFRANVDPALVTVTDTLFCVREGNDTEKILPAFWEQKEVQVWPTFSLEEDPTVAHPAREFYKVDDVILLQYKRISMLGTLKQPSPGISSSLCVDRNPARFMQSLSHSCARAVSTQSCSADSSLSVRSYFEDISLLRVPILQTVDMTDLLIPIVPVMVWPSPSEQNGTCLNIVSRVEYVIEFTHAGEITSATLRAEFLNASMDAQISQQFAVTFQLATPSPSPAPLPAMGLTAGTPVIGRFGHDVKALTTLAPAVACSVSTPATASHRPILFTHNSISGCSFRSASANCTDLRSELMSVLLGVAMPDMVAMAAGPKPEWAEVLSEDCPASPAEDSCETGCLLPRSLSIQFLWARRGLLSYPQSYILGAKYQLGCQKTKCPLRSPLSVTSEVTFSETTAYPEPPRGVPQPHWKFPFDFPTRGQKELDGVR from the exons ATGCACAAGGTCATATACGGGATTGTAGTGTCGGTGTTTGCGCTTTGCATCATCTCAACCGTGCCACAGGCTGTAAACGAGACGGACTGGCCATCAGACTTCAATGACACCAACGTTAGCTCTACCGAGGAACCCTTCATACCATTTTCTCCAACGCAGCCTTTCGAAACGGTATCCACTGAGAATGTAACAGAGACCAGTGCACCATACagcactacagaaagcacaatcaCGGAGAGTGCTACCACTCCTAGAGGTGCTACTACCACAAGCCCACAAGAGACAGATACAG ATTGTGCATGTGACATCACCCCGGGATTTTGTGACATCGGCTGCTGCTGTGACAATGTGGACTGTGAGATAGACGACTTGAGCACAGTCTTCAGAGATTGCCAAAGGAAAACAAG GCCACTGGGTGTGTGCGTTGAGAAGTGGTTGATGTTTCGAGCAAATGTGGACCCCGCCCTCGTCACAGTTACCGACACATTATTCTGTGTGAGAGAAG GAAATGATACAGAGAAAATCCTTCCGGCTTTTTGGGAGCAGAAAGAAGTCCAGGTGTGGCCTACCTTTTCCCTGGAAGAGGACCCAACAGTGGCTCACCCGGCCAGAGAGTTCTATAAG GTTGATGATGTGATTCTTCTTCAGTATAAGCGTATCTCCATGCTTGGCACGCTCAAACAGCCATCACCAGGGATATCCTCATCCCTCTGTGTCGACCGCAACCCTGCCA GGTTCATGCAGTCCCTGTCTCATTCGTGTGCTCGTGCTGTGAGCACCCAGTCCTGCTCAGCTGACTCTAGCCTGAGCGTGCGCTCTTATTTTGAAGACATCAGCCTCCTCAGG GTGCCTATTCTGCAAACTGTGGACATGACAGATTTGCTG ATTCCAATAGTTCCTGTGATGGTATGGCCCTCACCCAGTGAACAGAATGGCACCTGCTTAAATATTGTGTCGAGG GTGGAGTATGTTATCGAGTTTACTCACGCTGGGGAAATCACGAGCGCTACCTTGCGGGCTGAGTTCCTGAATGCCAGCATGGACGCACAAATATCACAACAGTTTGCTGTAACTTTTCAG TTGGCAActccctctccgtctcctgcTCCTCTGCCAGCTATGGGGCTGACGGCTGGAACTCCTGTGATTGGCCGCTTCGGTCATGATGTCAAAGct CTGACAACTCTAGCTCCTGCTGTTGCCTGCTCTGTTTCTACCCCCGCGACGGCTTCTCACCGGCCCATACTCTTCACACACAACTCCATCTCTGGCTGCTCCTTCAG GTCTGCCTCTGCCAACTGCACTGACCTCAGATCAGAGTTGATGAGCGTGCTGCTGGGCGTGGCGATGCCCGACATGGTGGCCATGGCTGCTGGCCCCAAGCCGGAGTGGGCAGAGGTCCTCTCTGAAGACTGCCCAGCGTCACCAGCT GAGGACTCGTGTGAGACGGGCTGtcttctccctcgctccctctccatCCAGTTCCTATGGGCCAGGAGAGGGCTGCTGTCCTACCCTCAGAGCTACATACTCGGAGCCAAATACCAGCTCGGCTGTCAGAAAACAAAG TGTCCCCTGAGGTCCCCTCTGAGCGTCACGTCTGAGGTGACCTTTTCGGAGACCACAGCCTACCCCGAGCCTCCCAGGGGAGTACCGCAGCCACACTGGAAATTTCCATTCGACTTCCCCACACGCGGACAGAAGGAGCTGGACGGGGTTCggtga